Genomic segment of Chitinophaga varians:
ACATACCTGGCGCTGTTTACCTGCATCATCATCTTCTTGGTGAGCCAGGGACGGCCTTTTGCGATGGCAAGCTGGGCTTTTGTGGGGGTAGGTTTGCTGATTGCGGCGATAGGCCTATATTTGTGGAAGTTGCAGCTGGAACCCAATCACTATGTGGGCGTTCGTACGCCCTGGACGTTACAGAACAAAGAGATCTGGCAGGAAACACACCGTATGGCAGGGACCCTCTGGGTGAGCGCAGGAATAGTGATGATGATAGCAGGTTTTTTCCTGTCACTTGTTACCGGGGTGTTCCTGATCTTTTTTGCAGCGATCGTACTGGCAGCACTGCCGTACATTTATTCGTTCCGGTTATATAACAAGGACAAGGGATAAGGTTATTCATAGTGGTCAATCAATAACAAAAAGAAAATGGCGGTCAGTTGACCGCCATTTTTCATGTATATAATACGTTGTGCTTAGTACCAGGCTGCATTTAAAACCTGACGGAACGGCCAGGGAATGAGTGCCAGTATCAGGATAAATGCGATCCCGTAGAATATAAGGGCCAGCTTGTGTTTCTGTGCATCTGAGGTCGCCTTTTTGACTTTGGATTTGCCGATGTGCACCAACGCAATGGCGATTACTGCCATCAGGGTATGTTCTACCGTGAAAAAGCGAAGCGCAGGATCTTTCATGGCAGCGCCCATGTTGGCCAGTCCGGTTTTGGCTTTATCGCTAAATACAAAATATAACAGCAGGCCTACCAGCAGCTGAATGTCACAGAAGATCATGAAAAACAGTCCTGCTTTATTGTCAGCAGCTGTAAATGGTGTTCTTCCGGAAACACCTTTAAATGCACGGAGCACTGCCCAAAGCCCAGCCAATACGATTGCCCATCTCAGAATGGAGTGTAGATGTACCATAACAAGTTGATTTTACCGGGCAAAAATAAGCGAAGCGGCTTGAATATATTTGGTATTTTATAAAATTATTTGCTAATTTTGTTAGCAAGGTACTAAATTATTTAGGTTATGTCCGTAGTATGCCAGAATTTAAAATATCTGCGTAAGCAAAAAGGCTGGACGCAACAGGAGTTTGCAGACAAACTGGGCATCAAGCGTTCCCTGCTGGGTGCTTATGAAGAAGAGCGTGCGGAACCCCGTACGGAAGTACTGGAACAGGTTAGTGACATGTTCCGGGTTTCCATCGATGATCTGCTTCGCCGCGATTTGGGTTCCCAGAAAGACAGTTTCCTGGAAAAACGCCGTCAGCAGAAGCTGGGCAACGCCCGTCAGGCGATCCACTTTGTGCCCGTAAAAGCCGCTGCCGGTTACCTGGCCGGTTATAACGACGACGAGTTTATCGAGGAGCTGAATACATTTACCCTGCCCATGCTGGGCGCCGGTGACTACCGGGCTTTTGAAATTGCAGGGGATTCCATGCTGCCTGTTCCTTCCGGCTCTGTGATCGTTTGTCATAAAGTAGAAGGATGGGAGGAGATAAAAAACAATGAAACCTATGTGGTGGTGACTTCCCGCGAAGGGATTGTTTTCAAAAGAGTACTGAAAAGCAACCGTGCGAAGTCCAGGATCACGCTGGTATCTGATAACCCTCAGTTTGAACCTTATCCGGTGGAAATGGAAGAGGTGCTGGAATTGTGGCAATCAGATGCGGTCATCAGCAAATCCAACCAGCAAAGCCGCATGAGTGTTAACCATCTGGCCGATATGGTCAGCCATCTGCAGGACCAGGTTAGCCTGTTGAAAAAGAAAATCAAAGACTAATACGGACATTACTGGCTATTGCTGAATACCGGCAGCCCTTTGCCCAACACATAGGTATATTGCTCCTGAAGCGGTACCTGATAAGAAAGGGTGCCTTTACACCTGGGGCGATACTCCTTTGTTGCCTGGCTTCTTTTATGAGGGGCTCGTAGCGCCATATGAGGAAGGTTACAGGGCAATGGGAGCCTGTTTGCTGGTACTACGTAAATTCTGTGAAAGCTGGTAGCATCAGTGATTACATCGATTTTCGAGCCTGGCAGCAGCTGTTTACAAGGCGGCAGTGTCAGTAATCACAGCTGCCTGGTTTTTCCCGCAAGCGGACTGAGGGCTTTGTGAGGCTGTTATTTTTCATCCCGGCAGGCCCTTTCAAAAGAACCATAACCCATTCATTATTTGAGGTTTAAGGATAGTATCGGTAAGGCCGGAAGAAAAAAGAAAATCAAAACCTGTTTGGTTTTTGTTTTTATAAAATGTTGTCTTATCTTTGCATTCCTAAAAAATAAGAGGCAAAAATTATGTTGATCATTGATTCTAAAGATTGCGAAAACATAGACAAGGCGCTTAAAAAATATAAAAAGAAATTTGAGAAAGCACGTATCCTGCTGCAACTCAGATCACGCCAGTCTTTTACTAAACCATCTGTTAAACGCCGTACAGAGGTGTTGAAAGCTGTTTACAAACAACAGCTGGCCAGTGGTAAATTGGAAGCTTAATCTGTTGTAGCCGTCACTGGCTTACCAACTCAAAATATTTGATGATTGTAAGGTTATTTAATAACTTTACAATCATCAATCTTTTTGCGTTGAACGAAGCATTATATTCCTTAGCCGAGCGATTCATCTCCTACATTCAGCTCGAAAAGCGATACTCAGAGCACACCTGCACCGCTTATCGCAACGATCTCCTTCAATTTTTTGATTATACTACGGCTGCTTATGGTAATGTGACCATAGGAGACATCACTCATGTCATGGTCCGCAGCTGGCTGGCAGGTCTCATGGAAGATGCCATGACCGCCAAAAGTGTAAACCGCAAGATCTCCACCCTGAAATCCTTTTTCAAATTCTGCATACGTCAGGAGCTGCTGAAGCAGACCCCGATGGCGAAGGTCGTGGCGCCCAAGATCAGCCGCCGCCTGCCGGGATTTATCGACGAAAAAGGCATGAAGGCGCTGGAAGACAACCGTAGTCCGGCTTCCGTGACAACACCCTTTATCTTTTCCGATGATTTTGAAGGAGAAACCCACCGGCTGATATTTGAGATCTTCTATCAGACAGGCATTCGTTTGTCGGAGCTGATCACTTTGCAGGAGTTCCGTGTGGATAAAGGCAACCTGTCCATCAAGGTGATGGGCAAAGGAGGGAAGGAGCGTATTATTCCGGTCAGCAGCCGGCTTTGTGCGCAGATTACCGCTTATATGGAACAGAAGCGGCGGGAACTGGAGGAGTTTGAGCCAGGTGTGTTGCTGGTGCATCCGCATAGCGGTCAGCGGTTGTATCCCAAGTATGTGTACCTGATGGTGCGCAAATACCTGACAGAACATGAAATCACTACCTACAAGAAAAAGAGCCCGCATTTACTGCGGCATACTTTCGCCACGCATCTTACTAATAACGGGGCAGACCTGAAGGCGGTCAAGGACCTTTTGGGGCACGCCAGTCTTACGTCCACACAGATTTATACGCATACTACCATTGAGCAGTTGAAGAAGGTGTACCAGCAGGCACACCCAAAGGCCTGACGCATTATTTTTTCATTTTAACAAAATATTACGCATTAGAACAGCATTGCATTACAAAAGTGAGTATATTTAATACAGAAGTTCTTTCACAACCAAGAGAATGCCTATGACCATGGTTTACACACTATAACCTAGATTGTTAAATATTAAAAAATTAGTGCTATGAACGTTCAAATTCAAACTGTGCATTTTGATGCTGATTCAAAACTGATTGATCACGTGAATAAAAAACTGCAGAAGCTGAACACTTTTTATGACCGGATTGTCAGTGTGGATGTATTTTTAAAATTGGATAATTTAGCGCATCAGGTTAAAGATAAAATTGCCGAAATAAGAGTACGAATTCCCCGCCAGGACCTCTTTGTGAAGCATGAATCCAAATCCTTCGAAGAGTCCTTTGATCTTGCATTTGATTCCTTAGTCAACCAGGTAAAACGACAAAAGGAAAAGAAATTTCAATAATTTTTTAAAATAATTTTGGAAATATTAATCTCTTTGCTACCTTTGCCATCCCGATTCAAAAAGAGGGTCGGTAAAGGTAGCAAAGTTCTTTATGGTAGGGCGTTTTCAGGGAGACAGATAAATTTTTAAATATTTGTAACAAACTGAAAAAAAGATTTTGAGATTTGAAAAAATCGCTTAATTTTGCGCTCTCTTTCAACGAGTTACTTTTTTGAAAGAATGTTTTTTGAAAGATGCCAGCATAGCTCAGTTGGCCAGAGCTACTGATTTGTAATCAGTGGGTCGGGGGTTCGAATCCCTCTGCTGGCTCATCAAATTTTGATATTTAGCTATTTTAAAATTTTTAAATTTCAAAATAACCAAATTTCGAAATTTCAAAAAAGGGCAGGTTCCAGAGCGGCCAAATGGGGCGGACTGTAAATCCGCTGTCTTTCGACTTCATAGGTTCGAATCCTATCCTGCCCACCAAAACGGCTTGTTCCGCTTTTGCGCCTAGCAGAGGCGGAACAATGTTGTTGAGTGGAAGGTGAGAATAAATTCTCGTAGTTGATTGGCAAAATTTTCCCGGTGTGCCTGTGATGCAACAGCCTTTTATGTTCTTTAATTTATTCAGGAGAGTTCAGTCAGTGTTATTACCTTGCTGAATTGAATTGTCCGGTATGCGGGAGTAGCTCAGTTGGTAGAGCGACAGCCTTCCAAGCTGTAGGTCGCGGGTTCGAACCTCGTCTCCCGCTCGCATATAATTTCAAGCTGTTGTAGCTCAGGGGTAGAGCACTTCCTTGGTAAGGAAGAGGTCGAGAGTTCAATTCTCTTCAACAGCTCTTTTGAATTTTAGAAGAGAAGCATCGCGGTCGCAGTGAGATCACTTCGCCACTACATACACTCCATAAAATTCGGATTTCGGATTCGAATTTGTTAATTCTGCACTCCGAAATAAACTTAGCGTTGTAGCTCAATGGCAGAGCATCCCACATTTTTTATTTTATCGGGAAGGACATGAGTTCAATTCTCATCAGCGGTACAAGTTTGTAAAAAGCCGTTTTTTTAAAACAACTATCAATACAATCTTTACAAACCATCTAAAAAGAAAATACAATGGCAAAAGAAACCTTTAAGCGGGATAAACCCCACGTAAACATTGGTACCATCGGCCACGTGGACCACGGTAAAACTACCTTGACTGCTGCCATTACCACAATTTTGGCAAACAAGGGTCTGGCAGAGAAAAGAGGCTATGATGAGATCGATGCTGCTCCTGAAGAAAAAGAAAGAGGTATCACTATCAATACAGCTCACGTAGAGTATCAGACAGCTAACCGTCACTATGCTCACGTTGACTGCCCTGGTCACGCTGACTATGTGAAAAACATGATCACCGGTGCTGCCCAGATGGACGGTGCTATCCTGGTGGTTGCCGCTACAGACGGTCCTATGCCACAAACAAGAGAGCACATCCTGCTGGCTCGCCAGGTAGGTGTACCTCGTATCGTTGTTTTCATGAACAAAGTTGACCTGGTTGACGATCCTGAGCTGCTGGAACTGGTTGAGATCGAGATCCGTGACCTGCTGACTTCCAATGGCTTCGACGGTGATAACGTTCCTGTTATCCAAGGTTCTGCTACCGGCGCTCTGGCTGGTGACGACAAATGGATCGGCGCTATCGACCAACTGATGGAAGCGGTTGACTCTTACATTCCGCTGCCTCCTCGTCCGGTTGATCAGGACTTCCTGATGTCCGTAGAAGACGTATTCTCTATCACAGGTCGTGGTACCGTTGCTACAGGTCGTATCGAACGCGGTCGTATCAAAGTTGGTGAGAACGTTGAAATCGTAGGTCTGCAGGAAGAACCCCTGAAATCTACTTGTACAGGTGTTGAAATGTTCAAAAAACTCCTGGACGAAGGTGAAGCTGGTGACAACGCTGGTCTGCTGCTGCGTGGTATTGAGAAAAACCAGATCCGTCGTGGTATGGTTATCTGCAAACCAGGTTCCATCACTCCGCACACTGAATTCAAATGCGAAGTTTACGTACTGAGCAAAGAAGAAGGTGGCCGTCACACTCCGTTCTTCAACAAATACCGTCCTCAGTTCTACTTCCGTACAACTGACGTAACCGGTGAAGTTGAACTGCCTGCAGGTGTTGAAATGGTTATGCCTGGTGATAACGTGACACTGACTGTAAAACTGATCCAGCCTATCGCTATGGATAAAGGTCTGAAATTCGCTATCCGCGAAGGTGGCCGTACAGTAGGTGCCGGTCAGGTTACTGAAATTATCAAATAAGTATTTCCAAAATACTAAAAGCCATTAGCTTCGGCTATTAAATGTCAGGATTTATTGTTATATTTGCTGACTGCTGAAAGCTCAAAGCTAATGGCTTTACACACGGGTATGGTGCAACGGTAGCATACGGGTCTCCAAAACCTTTGATCTGGGTTCGAATCCTAGTACCCGTGCCAAGGTTAATTAAATGGTTGAATTGTTATTATTAAAAAATAAACAATTCAACCATTTTTAGGCTTTAATCAATTGACCATAAATCGTTAACTTTACAGAATGAATAAGATCAGAAACTACTTCCGCGAGTCTTATCATGAGTTGGTCTACAAAGTATCCTGGCCTACCTGGCAGGAACTGCAGTCCTCCACCATGGTAGTGCTGATAGCAACTCTCTTTGTTACAGCGCTGGTTTGGGGTATGGACGCCGCTTCCAATTTTGTGTTGGCACACTATTACGAAATTTTCAAAAAATAAATAAATGGATGCAACCAATATTCCTGCGCAGGAAACAAAGTGGTATGTACTCCGCGTTGTTAGTGGCAAGGAAAAAAAAGTGAAGGAATACCTGGATATTGAAGTGCGCCGATCTGATTGGGGTAACGTTATCACACAGGTGTTTCTCCCGGTAGAAAAAGTATATAAAGTGCAGGCCGGTAAAAAGGTAATGCGCGAAAAAAACTTCTACCCCGGTTATGTGATGATCGAAGCCATAGATGGCAAAATGACCGACGAAGTGATCCAGGCCATCCGTAACGTGTCTGGCGTTATTCACTTCCTGGGCAAGGAAAAACCGATTGCACTCCGTAAAGCCGAAGTCAACAAAATGTTGGGTAAAGTAGATGAACTGAGCGATCAGGGCCTCACCATGAGCGAACCATTCATCGTCGGCGAAACCATCAAGATCATCGACGGTCCGTTCAACGACTTTAACGGCGTAATCGAAGAAGTGATCGAAGACAAAAAGAAACTGAAAGTAACCGTGAAAATCTTTGGCCGCGCCACCCCTGTGGAACTGAACTTCATGCAGGTGGAAAAATTAGCATAGTTACTGTATCAAATATTTTAAAAAAGCGCTCCCGGACAGGAGCGCTTTTTTATTTTGATATGTTGCTATTTTAATATTTTTGCGACACCTTTCGTTGCAGAAAGGACTTCAAATCTTAAAAATCCCTGTGCCAATAACCCAATAACAACATAATAAGATAACAAAATGAAAAAATTGCTTTGCGGTATGGCCGGCTGCCTCTTGTTGCTGTCAGCCTCAGCCCAGCAAAAGAAACCTGCTGTAACACCTGTATCTGCTGTCCCCGTTAAAACCTATGCTTCCATCCCTGACTCTGTAACCGGCACCTCCGCTACCATGGCGGCCTGGCTGGTATCTCACAGCGAAAACAAAACAGCGCTCCTCCGTTCCCTGTACGCATGGATGTCTTCCCATATCAATTATGATATGGTCAATACCTTCCAGCCTGGCTATTATAAGGACACGGCAGACGCCATCAACAAAACCCTGCAAACACGCGTTGCCGTGTGTGAAGGATATGCCTCATTGTATATGGACGTAGCCCGCCGCGCAGGCATTCCCGCGGTACTGGTGACAGGTTACCCGCTCACCGGCGGCAGACCGGACAATGCCAGTCACGCCTGGGTGGCCGTACAACTGGACAATGAATGGAAAATGATTGATCCCACCTGGGGCGCCGGTTCGGTGATCAATAATAAATACACGGCGCGGCTCAACTGGAAACACTTCCTGGCAGAACCGCATGAATACCTGAAAACACACGTGCCGTTTGATCCGTTGTTCCAGTTCTCCGAATATCCGCTCCGGCACGATGAAATCCGGGACGGCAAATGGGGTGGTGGAACAGACCAGCCGGTATTTGTGTTCCGGGACACCCTGGCCGCCTTTAGTAAGCTGTCACCCCTGGCCAAGTCGGAGAATATGGCCGCGAGGATCGGGCGTTTCGGTGTGACCAACCAGCTGATTTCCGCAGAGCTGACTTTCCTGATCAACCAGCTCACTGTAGAACGGCAGAATGCCAATATTATGGAGCAAAACCGGGTGGCAGATCAGATCAATGAGTGCAGCCGGCTGTATAACCGGTTGACCAACGACTTTAATGAATATGTGAATTTCCGTAACAAGCAGTTTGCTCCCGCCAGGCCTGACCAGGAAATCCGGGAATGGGTGGACGGTATGTCGCGGCAGTCGGACGATGTAGAGCGGAAGGCGCGGAAGTTGACAGTGACAGACCAGGGCAACCGCCGGGTATTAATGGAAGTATTGGAGGCCAATACGCAGCTGAAGCGTCGTATCGCGGATGAGCAGGCTTTTGTGGGTAAATATATTAAAACGGGAAAGATGTTCCGGAAGTCTTTGTTTTATAAAGTGAGCTTTTAGCTGTACTTTTGCGTTTCTCCCGGATAATAAGGTTTTTTTAAGAGAAATGCAATGGATTTGTAAAAAAAAGGTTTCTGTTAGCAAAAAGGATGCCCAAATTCAAATACTTTTTGGCATTTTAATATTATTATTTACCTTTGCATCCCCTTTAAAAGGTTATTTCAGTTCCTTTTAGTTTTGGGAGTTCTCTGTACAGCAGAGGGCGTTTTAACCAAATTAAATACAATAGTAATGGCAAAAGAGATCGCAACGTACGTGAAATTGCAGGTAAAAGGCGGCCAGGCCAACCCTGCACCTCCGATTGGTCCTGCACTGGGTTCCAAAGGTGTGAACATCATGGAGTTCTGCAAACAGTTCAATGCCCGCACCCAGGATAAAATGGGTAAAGTATTGCCTGTATTGCTGACAGTTTACACTGACAAATCATTTGACTTCGTAATTAAGACTCCTCCGGCACCGGTACAGCTGCTGGAAGCTGCTAAATTGCAAGGTGGTTCTAAAGAGCCTAACCGTAACAAGGTGGGTAAAGTGACCTGGGCACAGGTTGAAGCTATCGCGCAGGATAAAATGCCTGACCTGAACTGCTTCACTCTGAACAGCGCTATGAAAATGGTAGCTGGTACTGCTCGTAGCATGGGTATTACTGTAGAAGGTAAAGCTCCCTGGGAAAACTAATTGGTTCACCCTGTTAAGGCAGGAACTTTAAATCATTTTGACAATGGCAACTAAAAAGAGAAAAGTAGCGCAGGCTAAAGTTGATAAAAACAAGGCGTATACGCTGAAAGAAGCATCTGCTTTAGTAAAAGATATCAACTGTACTAAATTCGACAGTTCTGTCGATTTACATATCCGCTTAGGCGTTGATCCTAAGAAAGCAGACCAGGCTATCCGTGGTTCCGTAACGCTTCCCCACGGTACTGGTAAGACTAAGAAAGTTTTAGTGCTCTGCACACCTGACAAAGAAGCTGCCGCTAAAGAAGCTGGTGCTGATTTCGTTGGTTTGGACGAGTTTATCCAGAAAATTGAATCCGGCTGGACTGAGATCGATGTTATCATCGCTACTCCTGCCGTGATGCCTAAAATCGGTAAACTGGGTAAAATCCTGGGTCCCCGCAACCTGATGCCAAACCCGAAAACCGGTACTGTTACCAACGACGTAGCTGCTGCTGTGAACGAAGTGAAAGGTGGTAAAATTACCTTTAAGGTAGATAAAGCTGGTATCATCCACGCTTCTATCGGCCGTGTATCTTTTGCAACTGATAAAATTGAGCAGAACTCTCAGGAGCTGATCAACGCTATCATCAAGCTGAAACCAGCTACTGCAAAAGGCACTTACCTGAAAGGCCTGTCCATGGCTTCTACTATGAGCCCTGGTATTGCGATCGACACTAAATCTGTTCAAAACTAATTGATCACGCGTGTGTAGCCTTATCTGCAAGGAGGGGCTTGCTACAAACGGTAAAATATGAATAAAGATCAAAAAAATGAAGTGATCGAACTGCTGAAAAGCAAGTTCTCTCAATATAGCAACTTCTACATCACCAACACCGAGTCATTAACGGTAGCGCAGGTTAACGACCTGAGGAAGACTTGCTTCAACAAGAATGTGGAAATGAAGGTGGCTAAAAACACCCTGATCCGTAAGGCACTGGAATCTCTGGACAGCGAAAAATATGCAGGTATCTATGATGCCCTGCACGGTGTAACTGCCCTGATGTTCTCTGACAGCCCGAAAGAGCCGGCTCTGATCATCTCCAGCTTCCGTAAAGCGAACAACAAACTGGAAAAACCAGTACTGAAAGCAGCTTTCGTAGCAGACGAAATCTTCGTAGGTGACAACCAGCTGACTGCCCTGACCAACATCAAGACCAAAAACGAGCTCATCGGCGAAGTTATCGGTCTGTTGCAATCTCCTGCAAAACGCGTTATCGCTGCTTTGCTGGAAAAAGGCAAGAAAGAAGGCGCAGTGGAAGAAGCTCCGGCTGCAGAATAACCGGAACCTGGCCGGTCTGGAACTTAAATTCTTTCCAGATCATTGGTTCCCAACAAATTATGGCTTCCAAGTCACAATATAATTAACAAACATTACAAACATTACATTAAAACATTATAAAAATGGCAGACGTAAAAGCATTAGCCGAACAATTAGTAGGTTTAACTGTTAAGGAAGTACAAGAACTCGCAGACGTACTGAAAAACGAGTACGGCATCGAACCAGCAGCTGCTGCTGTTGTAGTTGCTGCAGGTGGTGGCGAAGCTGCTGCTGCTGAAGAAAAAACTGCATTCAACGTAGTTCTGAAATCTGCAGGTGCTTCCAAACTGAACGTTGTTAAGGTTGTAAAAGACCTGACCGGTCTGGGCCTGAAAGAAGCGAAAGAACTGGTTGACGGCGCTCCTAAATCTGTGAAAGAAGGCGTTAGCAAAGCAGAAGCAGAAGATCTGAAAGCTAAGCTGACTGAAGCAGGTGCTGAAGTTGAAATTCAGTAATTCTTTGCTTAGTATACATCTTTTAAAGGTCAAAAGTGCCCATGGTACTTTTGGCCTTCTTCCCTTTGGGAAAGTGTCTTTTTCAGAGAGTCAAAACGGGGAATCACCCAAGGTGACTTTGACCATGTGCAGAAGGCATATCTAAAATTAGGATGGATATTGGTAAAGAAATCTTAATTTCCCTAATTCTTACAAGTCATATAACTGCTAACTTCGAATATGTCTCTAAAAAAAGCCCAAACAAGCGAAAGAGTAAATTTTGGAAAGATCAAACAAGTTACTGAGACACCGGATCTGTTGGCTATCCAAATCCAATCTTTCAAGGATTTCTTCCAATTAGAAACCACACCAGACAAACGAAATAACGAAGGCCTTTTTAAAGTATTTAAGGAGAACTTCCCGATTACAGATACCCGCAATATCTTCAATCTGGAGTTCCTTGATTATTTCGTAGACCCTCCGCGCTATACCATTGAGGAGTGTATTGAACGTGGGCTTACCTACTCTGTACCGTTGAAGGCGAAACTGCGTCTCAGCTGTAATGATGAGGAGCATGTGGATTTCCAGACAATTGTGCAGGACGTGTTCTTAGGTAACATTCCCTACATGACCCCAAGAGGTACTTTCGTTATTAATGGTGCTGAGCGCGTAGTTGTTTCCCAACTGCACCGCTCTCCTGGTGTATTCTTTGGTCAGTCTGTTCACCCGAACGGAACGAAGATCTACTCTGCAAGGGTGATCCCGTTCAAAGGGGCCTGGATGGAGTTTGCAACCGACATCAACA
This window contains:
- the secE gene encoding preprotein translocase subunit SecE; amino-acid sequence: MNKIRNYFRESYHELVYKVSWPTWQELQSSTMVVLIATLFVTALVWGMDAASNFVLAHYYEIFKK
- a CDS encoding tyrosine-type recombinase/integrase; this encodes MNEALYSLAERFISYIQLEKRYSEHTCTAYRNDLLQFFDYTTAAYGNVTIGDITHVMVRSWLAGLMEDAMTAKSVNRKISTLKSFFKFCIRQELLKQTPMAKVVAPKISRRLPGFIDEKGMKALEDNRSPASVTTPFIFSDDFEGETHRLIFEIFYQTGIRLSELITLQEFRVDKGNLSIKVMGKGGKERIIPVSSRLCAQITAYMEQKRRELEEFEPGVLLVHPHSGQRLYPKYVYLMVRKYLTEHEITTYKKKSPHLLRHTFATHLTNNGADLKAVKDLLGHASLTSTQIYTHTTIEQLKKVYQQAHPKA
- a CDS encoding SdpI family protein, which codes for MKQTKASKEIFILALLLLPMAYLAIIWNSLPATIQTDQSLSEQAEGRTAFLLLMIFLFVTNALIYALFRFIPKTTEDSPAVATVEQREFYRIRFIIHTYLALFTCIIIFLVSQGRPFAMASWAFVGVGLLIAAIGLYLWKLQLEPNHYVGVRTPWTLQNKEIWQETHRMAGTLWVSAGIVMMIAGFFLSLVTGVFLIFFAAIVLAALPYIYSFRLYNKDKG
- a CDS encoding HPF/RaiA family ribosome-associated protein; amino-acid sequence: MNVQIQTVHFDADSKLIDHVNKKLQKLNTFYDRIVSVDVFLKLDNLAHQVKDKIAEIRVRIPRQDLFVKHESKSFEESFDLAFDSLVNQVKRQKEKKFQ
- the tuf gene encoding elongation factor Tu, with translation MAKETFKRDKPHVNIGTIGHVDHGKTTLTAAITTILANKGLAEKRGYDEIDAAPEEKERGITINTAHVEYQTANRHYAHVDCPGHADYVKNMITGAAQMDGAILVVAATDGPMPQTREHILLARQVGVPRIVVFMNKVDLVDDPELLELVEIEIRDLLTSNGFDGDNVPVIQGSATGALAGDDKWIGAIDQLMEAVDSYIPLPPRPVDQDFLMSVEDVFSITGRGTVATGRIERGRIKVGENVEIVGLQEEPLKSTCTGVEMFKKLLDEGEAGDNAGLLLRGIEKNQIRRGMVICKPGSITPHTEFKCEVYVLSKEEGGRHTPFFNKYRPQFYFRTTDVTGEVELPAGVEMVMPGDNVTLTVKLIQPIAMDKGLKFAIREGGRTVGAGQVTEIIK
- the nusG gene encoding transcription termination/antitermination protein NusG, which produces MDATNIPAQETKWYVLRVVSGKEKKVKEYLDIEVRRSDWGNVITQVFLPVEKVYKVQAGKKVMREKNFYPGYVMIEAIDGKMTDEVIQAIRNVSGVIHFLGKEKPIALRKAEVNKMLGKVDELSDQGLTMSEPFIVGETIKIIDGPFNDFNGVIEEVIEDKKKLKVTVKIFGRATPVELNFMQVEKLA
- the rpsU gene encoding 30S ribosomal protein S21; the protein is MLIIDSKDCENIDKALKKYKKKFEKARILLQLRSRQSFTKPSVKRRTEVLKAVYKQQLASGKLEA
- the rplK gene encoding 50S ribosomal protein L11; amino-acid sequence: MAKEIATYVKLQVKGGQANPAPPIGPALGSKGVNIMEFCKQFNARTQDKMGKVLPVLLTVYTDKSFDFVIKTPPAPVQLLEAAKLQGGSKEPNRNKVGKVTWAQVEAIAQDKMPDLNCFTLNSAMKMVAGTARSMGITVEGKAPWEN
- a CDS encoding transglutaminase domain-containing protein, with the protein product MKKLLCGMAGCLLLLSASAQQKKPAVTPVSAVPVKTYASIPDSVTGTSATMAAWLVSHSENKTALLRSLYAWMSSHINYDMVNTFQPGYYKDTADAINKTLQTRVAVCEGYASLYMDVARRAGIPAVLVTGYPLTGGRPDNASHAWVAVQLDNEWKMIDPTWGAGSVINNKYTARLNWKHFLAEPHEYLKTHVPFDPLFQFSEYPLRHDEIRDGKWGGGTDQPVFVFRDTLAAFSKLSPLAKSENMAARIGRFGVTNQLISAELTFLINQLTVERQNANIMEQNRVADQINECSRLYNRLTNDFNEYVNFRNKQFAPARPDQEIREWVDGMSRQSDDVERKARKLTVTDQGNRRVLMEVLEANTQLKRRIADEQAFVGKYIKTGKMFRKSLFYKVSF
- the rplJ gene encoding 50S ribosomal protein L10; translation: MNKDQKNEVIELLKSKFSQYSNFYITNTESLTVAQVNDLRKTCFNKNVEMKVAKNTLIRKALESLDSEKYAGIYDALHGVTALMFSDSPKEPALIISSFRKANNKLEKPVLKAAFVADEIFVGDNQLTALTNIKTKNELIGEVIGLLQSPAKRVIAALLEKGKKEGAVEEAPAAE
- the rplA gene encoding 50S ribosomal protein L1 — translated: MATKKRKVAQAKVDKNKAYTLKEASALVKDINCTKFDSSVDLHIRLGVDPKKADQAIRGSVTLPHGTGKTKKVLVLCTPDKEAAAKEAGADFVGLDEFIQKIESGWTEIDVIIATPAVMPKIGKLGKILGPRNLMPNPKTGTVTNDVAAAVNEVKGGKITFKVDKAGIIHASIGRVSFATDKIEQNSQELINAIIKLKPATAKGTYLKGLSMASTMSPGIAIDTKSVQN
- a CDS encoding XRE family transcriptional regulator, whose translation is MSVVCQNLKYLRKQKGWTQQEFADKLGIKRSLLGAYEEERAEPRTEVLEQVSDMFRVSIDDLLRRDLGSQKDSFLEKRRQQKLGNARQAIHFVPVKAAAGYLAGYNDDEFIEELNTFTLPMLGAGDYRAFEIAGDSMLPVPSGSVIVCHKVEGWEEIKNNETYVVVTSREGIVFKRVLKSNRAKSRITLVSDNPQFEPYPVEMEEVLELWQSDAVISKSNQQSRMSVNHLADMVSHLQDQVSLLKKKIKD
- the rplL gene encoding 50S ribosomal protein L7/L12, which codes for MADVKALAEQLVGLTVKEVQELADVLKNEYGIEPAAAAVVVAAGGGEAAAAEEKTAFNVVLKSAGASKLNVVKVVKDLTGLGLKEAKELVDGAPKSVKEGVSKAEAEDLKAKLTEAGAEVEIQ